ATTTTAAGGAGATAGCAATGAGATTAATAGTCAGGCCTACATATGAAGACATATCAAAGTGGGCAGCCAATTACGTAGCACAAAAAATTAAAGAATTTTCTCCAACAAAAGAAAAGCCATTTATCCTTGGACTTCCAACAGGAAGCTCTCCAATTGGTATGTATAAAAATCTAATTGAATTAAATAAAAACAAAAAAATTTCATTTCAAAATGTCATAACTTTTAACATGGATGAATACATAGGAATTGAAAAAAATCATCCTCAAAGTTACCATTCATTTATGTGGAAAAATTTTTTTTCTCACATTGATATTAAAAAAGAAAACATAAATATACTAAACGGAAATGCTTTAAATCTTGAAAAAGAATGTGAAGAGTATGAAAAGAAAATCAAATCTCTCGGAGGAATCATGCTTTTTGTAGGTGGAATCGGACCTGATGGTCACATTGCCTTTAACGAACCAGGCTCCTCCTTAACATCAAGAACAAGAATTAAAACTCTAACCCAAGATACAATAATAGCTAATTCAAGATTTTTTGAAGGCAATCTGAATAAAGTTCCCAAAAGCGCCCTAACTGTTGGAGTTGGAACAATTATGGATTCACAAGAAATCTTAATAATAGTAAACGGACATAGCAAAGCAAGAGCATTAAAGCACGCTATTGAAAAAGGCATTAATCATATGTGGACAATTAGTGCACTTCAATTGCATAAAAATGCAATCATAATATCTGACAAAGATGCAACTTACGAATTAAAAATCGGAACAGTAGAATACTTCAATGACATAGAAAGAGAAAACTTTAATAATGACTTAAAATAAATTACTTAAAATTTTAAAGTAAAATGCTAAATCTAAAATTGAAAATCTTTATAAGATTAAAGATTAATTGTTAGCTTCATTGTAAATTTTTGAAACTTCTTCCCAATTTAAAGCCTTTAAAAATGCATCAACATATTCAATTCTTCTATTTTGATATTTAAGATAATAGGCATGTTCCCAAACATCAATACCTAAAATTGGTTTATAAGAATTCATTAAAGGACTGTCCTGATTAGGCATTGGAATCACTTTAAGTCCACTCTCAGGACACAATACTAACCACGCCCAACCACTTCCAAAAATTTTCATCGCAGTATCTTTCAAATTAGCCTTAAGAACATCTAGACTTCCAAAAGCTATATTAATATCGTCTTTAAACTTTTTAAAAAGATTATCTTTGTTTCCTGGCCTTAAAGTTCTAAAATATAAAGTATGATTAGAATAACCCCCAGCATTATTTCTTATTAAGGTTTGAAATTCTTCTGGAAAATCATGAATATTTTTTAATATGCTTGACACATCTGTTAAATGAATTTTTCCCATTTTTTCCAAAATGGAATTCAAATTCATTACAAAACCATTATGATGCTTGCCATGATGAATTTCCATAGTTTTAGCATCAATATAAGGCTCAACAGCATCATAATCATAACCAAGTTCTGGCAGCTTAAACATAAAAACCTCCTGTTTTAACTTTTGCCGTGACAATTTTTATATTTTTTCCCACTTCCACAATAACAAGGCTCATTTCTACCTATTTTAGGAGAACTTCTAACCACTTGAACATTAGAAACGCTTTTGCTCTCATTAATAACAATCCCAGAAAGTCCTTTATGAATTGGTTTAACATTCCTAGATTTCTTTGTTGACTTAAAATCAGAAGAATTGCTATCCAATTTTAACTGAAGAACACGCCTTATGGTAGAAACTTTAATGTCTTTAATAAGCTCGCTAAATATTGAAAATCCCTCTTCTTTGTATTCTGTAATTGGATTTTTATTAGCATAAGACCTTAAATAAACAGCCTCTCTTAAGGAGTCTAAATTTGCAAGATGTTCTTGAAATTTAAAATCAATATTTTTCAAATATTCATATCTTAAAAATCCATTAAAAAGATCTCTACCAATCAAATTTTCCTTTTCATCTAAATTTGCTCTTGCTATTTGCATTAGCTTGGCCTTTAAATCAAGAGAATTAATATTTTCAATAGAGCCAAGGCTCTCAAGCATATAAGCAAAAATTGAATTTACTTCATTTAAAAAAACATTTGAAACTGCACTACTTTTTGTCCCTTCAAGTAAAAAACTAAGATATTCTTCTAAAGCAACAAGAATACGATCCTTAATAGCTGTATCTTCAAGAATAGAGTTTCTCTGAGCATAAATAAAATCTCTTTGTTTTGTAATAACATCATCATACTCTAACAAATGCTTTCTAATTTCAAAATTTCTGTCTTCTACTCGTTTTTGAGCATTAATTAAAGATTTAGTTAAAAGAGAATGTGTAATAGGCTCTCCTGTTGCCATTCCAAGCTTACCCATTAATGATCTTAGATTATCCCCAGCAAAAAGACGCATTAAATCGTCCTCAAGCGACACATAAAATCTTGAGCGCCCAGGGTCACCTTGCCTTCCACTACGCCCACGAAGCTGATTATCTATTCGCCTTGATTCATGACGCTCACTACCAATAACATAAAGCCCACCAAGACTTTTAACCTCATTATAATCTTTTAGGTAATTCTCTCTCTCATTTTTAACAGCCTCTTGAAATTCTTCAAGGCTTACATTAGTTCCAATTTTTTTTCTAACTCTGTGTTCAATATTTCCCCCAAGTTTAATATCCGTACCACGACCAGCCATATTTGTTGCTATTGTAACTGCATGTTTTGCTCCAGCTTCAGCAATAATAAATGCTTCTCGAGAATGATTTTTTGCATTAAGAACTTCATGCTTAATGCCTTTACTTTTAAACATGGTTGATAAAATCTCAGATTTTTCAATAGAAACAGTTCCCACTAAGACCGGTTGCCCCTTTTTGTAGGTTTTATAAACCTCATCTGTAATAGCATTAAATTTAAATTCTTCCGTATAATAAATAGTATCATCTTCATCTATTCGCGCTAACAATCTATTTGTTGGAACTACAACTACATCAAGATTATATATTTTGTGGAATTCCTTAGCTTCTGTATCAGCTGTACCTGTCATACCAGAAATTTTATCAAACATTCTAAATAGATTTTGAAAAGTAATAGTTGCCATAGTCTTATTTTCACTAGCAACTTTAACACCTTCTTTAGCCTCAATAGCCTGATGAAGTCCATCCGAATATCTTCTCCCTGTTAAAACTCTCCCGGTAAATTCATCTACAATCTCAACCCCAGAATCACCAACAATATATTCCCTATTTTTTAAAAAAAGCAAATGCGCTTTTAAGGCTTGAGTCATGTAATGAACATAATTAAAATTTAAATCAGTATACATAGACCCACTAATAATGCCCTTAGAAACTAAAAGCTGTTCAAGATTATTAAGCCCTTTGGCAGTAAAAGAAACTCTTTTGGATTTCTCATCAACAGTGTAATCACCATCAAGGTCATCTATTTCTAAAGGATAATCACCTGTTTTGGGATCCTTGGAGCATTCCTTTAAAAAAGATACAAGAGAATTAACTTCAAGATAAGCATTGGTGTTGCCTTCAGTAGGCCCTGAAATAATCAATGGGGTTCTTGCCTCATCGATCAAAATAGAATCAATTTCATCAATAATACAATAATTAAACTTTCTTAAGGATTTTTCATTCATGTCATACCGCATATTATCTCTTAGATAATCAAATCCAAGCTCATTATTTGTTACATAAGTAATATCTTTAGCATACTGAGCCTTTCTTAGTTCATAATCCATGTTAGATAAAACAACCCCCACGCTAACACCCAAAAGATCAAAAACCGGCTTCATCCAATTGGAATCACGCTCTGCAAGATAGTCATTAACAGTAACAATAATAACCCCATCTCCCGTTAAACTATTTAAATAAGCTGCTTGAACTGAGGAAAGAGTTTTCCCTTCACCTGTTTTCATCTCTATTATTTTGCCTTTGTGAAGAGCAAGTCCCGCAATGATTTGCACATCATAAGGTCTCTCTTTAAGACGCCTTCTAGCAGCTTCTCTAGATAGAGTAAACGCTCGCTCTAAAATATTCTCTAAAGAATTGCCCGATTTTAATTCATCTTTAAGCTTTTCTGTCTCCTTTGAGAAATCTTCATCCGCCAACAATAACGCCCAGCGCTCAAGCTTATTAATATTTCTTAAAGTTGGAAGATAATCTTTTAAATCTCTTTTACTTTTTGAGCCAATAGCTGTCTCAAGTACTGCTTTTAACATGATAGGTATTAATTCTCCTAAATAATTGACTTAAAGTCATTTTAAATAATAATATAAAAATATGAAAAAACACTATAAAGCTCTTATATTAAGCCTGTTTTTTACAATTATATCATGCAATACTAAAACTTTAAACGAACTAGGAGAAGAACAATTCAAAATACCATTTGGAACACTTCCTGGCGCAATAATGCCTCTGAATAACAAATTTACAAATTCAAAATTTGATATCAAGACATATAACGGGCTAGTGTACATTGCAGAAATAAAAACAAATAAATTAATGATTTTCAACTCTTACGGAAAACTAATACAAACATATCAAAATGGAATATTTAATACAAACTCCGATTTAAAAATAACAAAAATAGATTTTGAAGGAATTCAAGCAATATACCCACTAAAAGATTTTATTATTGTCGCAGACAAACTAAATAATAAAAAATCAAAATTCGACCAAAAAGAGAATATTGCCTACTTCATGAGAATACTAATACTAAACAAAAACTCGTCTGTAGAAATTTTAGGTCAAGAAGGTTTAAACGGAACACCATTCCCACAAATTTATGATGTTAATGTTGATGAAAATGGGAACATTGCTATAATATCAATATATAGCGAAGGATATATAATATATTCTTACAATAAAGAATTTTCCCCGCTTTACAAAATTTACGTCAACAAAAACCTGCTAAAAACAATAAACAATCAAAAGAAAAAATATAACATTACAATAGACAAGGTTTTTTTTGAAGTTAACAAAAAAACTCTTTATGTAAAAACAACTTGCTATGAAAACATTGGTGACAATGAAAATATAAACGATCTTGGAATTAAAATTAAAGATCAATATATCTATAAAATGAGTTTGAAAAAAAACAAAGAATTAGAAATGATAAATAAAATTGCTCTTCCTAAAAACCTACTGGGTGATAAACAAGAAAGCTTCATAAACATTATAAAAATACAAAAAGACAAAATAATAGCATCTACCAATATGAAAAATTTATCTAACAATTTAATATGGAAATTAGACAACAAAGGCTCAATTAAAGGACAAATAGCTTTAATTGAGCCTCCAGATTTAATGTTTCTTTCTGAGAGCTTATCTAAAGATGGAATACTTAGTATACTTTATGGCGGAAAAACTGGTGTTAGCGTTTACTGGTGGAATTTAAATGAATTATTAAAATTATAATTATAAGAGGGTTGAATTTGCAAATACAATGAAAAAGATTAATTGCAATCAACAAACAGAAATCGAATACCAAAAAAAATTGAAAAAACATATCATTACTGGAGTAATCTTTATTGTAATTCTTTTATTTTTTAAAATTTTATTAATTCCCAGAATTCAAAATCACGAAAATAGCAAAAATAATATTGAGATGATAATAAGCTACACGCAATACAAAAACAAATTATCACTAAAAATAAACATAAAAACAAAAAAACAATCCAACTTAGGAAAAGCCAAGCTAGATATTTATCTAGACAGCAGATTAATTGAAAGTAATATGATTTATATAGACAGTAAAAACTTTACAACATATGCTAATATAATCTATCAAAATGAAAGTTTATTAAGTATAATATTAAAAAGTAATGGCAATAATAATAATGTCTTTTATAGTAAAAGAATAAAACCTAAAGGATAAAATATGATACAAATATACTTCATGTCTGTTTCGCTTAACATCTTGGGGGGAATAATACTTGCATTTCCAATATTAATAGAAAGAACAAGCTTTTTCAAAATTTTTGAAGATTTTGTAAATTTAATAAACGATAACAAAAAGGTAAAAAGCATTTTTGGATTATTATTTTTAATAACCAGCGCCCTTGAAATAATCAAACCCTATAAATTGC
This genomic interval from Borreliella andersonii contains the following:
- a CDS encoding superoxide dismutase, with translation MFKLPELGYDYDAVEPYIDAKTMEIHHGKHHNGFVMNLNSILEKMGKIHLTDVSSILKNIHDFPEEFQTLIRNNAGGYSNHTLYFRTLRPGNKDNLFKKFKDDINIAFGSLDVLKANLKDTAMKIFGSGWAWLVLCPESGLKVIPMPNQDSPLMNSYKPILGIDVWEHAYYLKYQNRRIEYVDAFLKALNWEEVSKIYNEANN
- the nagB gene encoding glucosamine-6-phosphate deaminase; its protein translation is MRLIVRPTYEDISKWAANYVAQKIKEFSPTKEKPFILGLPTGSSPIGMYKNLIELNKNKKISFQNVITFNMDEYIGIEKNHPQSYHSFMWKNFFSHIDIKKENINILNGNALNLEKECEEYEKKIKSLGGIMLFVGGIGPDGHIAFNEPGSSLTSRTRIKTLTQDTIIANSRFFEGNLNKVPKSALTVGVGTIMDSQEILIIVNGHSKARALKHAIEKGINHMWTISALQLHKNAIIISDKDATYELKIGTVEYFNDIERENFNNDLK
- the secA gene encoding preprotein translocase subunit SecA, giving the protein MLKAVLETAIGSKSKRDLKDYLPTLRNINKLERWALLLADEDFSKETEKLKDELKSGNSLENILERAFTLSREAARRRLKERPYDVQIIAGLALHKGKIIEMKTGEGKTLSSVQAAYLNSLTGDGVIIVTVNDYLAERDSNWMKPVFDLLGVSVGVVLSNMDYELRKAQYAKDITYVTNNELGFDYLRDNMRYDMNEKSLRKFNYCIIDEIDSILIDEARTPLIISGPTEGNTNAYLEVNSLVSFLKECSKDPKTGDYPLEIDDLDGDYTVDEKSKRVSFTAKGLNNLEQLLVSKGIISGSMYTDLNFNYVHYMTQALKAHLLFLKNREYIVGDSGVEIVDEFTGRVLTGRRYSDGLHQAIEAKEGVKVASENKTMATITFQNLFRMFDKISGMTGTADTEAKEFHKIYNLDVVVVPTNRLLARIDEDDTIYYTEEFKFNAITDEVYKTYKKGQPVLVGTVSIEKSEILSTMFKSKGIKHEVLNAKNHSREAFIIAEAGAKHAVTIATNMAGRGTDIKLGGNIEHRVRKKIGTNVSLEEFQEAVKNERENYLKDYNEVKSLGGLYVIGSERHESRRIDNQLRGRSGRQGDPGRSRFYVSLEDDLMRLFAGDNLRSLMGKLGMATGEPITHSLLTKSLINAQKRVEDRNFEIRKHLLEYDDVITKQRDFIYAQRNSILEDTAIKDRILVALEEYLSFLLEGTKSSAVSNVFLNEVNSIFAYMLESLGSIENINSLDLKAKLMQIARANLDEKENLIGRDLFNGFLRYEYLKNIDFKFQEHLANLDSLREAVYLRSYANKNPITEYKEEGFSIFSELIKDIKVSTIRRVLQLKLDSNSSDFKSTKKSRNVKPIHKGLSGIVINESKSVSNVQVVRSSPKIGRNEPCYCGSGKKYKNCHGKS